One Candidatus Devosia phytovorans genomic window carries:
- the truB gene encoding tRNA pseudouridine(55) synthase TruB, protein MSDKPKRLKRPVSGWVVLNKPYEMTSTQAVGKIRWLFGAMKAGHAGTLDPLATGILPIALGEATKAVPQVQDGTKVYRFSIVWGSATTTDDTEGEVIATSDVRPDRSALEAVLPQFTGVIMQRPPIFSALKVDGERAYDLARAGETVELQPREIEVDEIELIEHGTERTILEVVCGKGTYVRSLARDIAETLGTRGHVGTLHRADVGPFHDEDAVTIDQLEALSLEERDALLKPVSAGFADLPEIRLDPQQATAVRHGNPVLLTGAGAPASVDECWASFKGDCLATGWVEFGQFKPRRVFN, encoded by the coding sequence GTGAGTGACAAGCCAAAACGGTTGAAACGCCCCGTCTCCGGCTGGGTCGTGCTCAACAAGCCCTATGAAATGACCTCGACCCAGGCCGTGGGCAAGATCCGCTGGCTGTTCGGCGCCATGAAGGCCGGCCATGCCGGCACGCTCGATCCACTGGCCACCGGCATTCTGCCGATCGCCCTGGGCGAAGCCACCAAGGCCGTGCCCCAGGTACAGGACGGCACCAAGGTCTATCGCTTCTCGATTGTCTGGGGCAGCGCTACCACGACCGACGATACCGAGGGCGAAGTCATCGCCACTTCCGATGTCCGTCCGGACCGGTCTGCGCTCGAAGCTGTCCTGCCGCAGTTCACCGGCGTCATCATGCAGCGTCCCCCGATCTTTTCCGCGCTCAAGGTGGATGGCGAACGCGCCTACGACCTCGCCCGCGCCGGCGAGACCGTGGAACTGCAGCCCCGCGAGATCGAGGTCGACGAAATCGAGCTGATCGAACACGGCACGGAGCGGACTATCCTCGAAGTGGTCTGCGGCAAGGGCACTTATGTGCGCTCGCTGGCCCGCGACATTGCCGAGACCCTTGGCACCCGCGGCCATGTGGGCACCCTGCACCGCGCCGATGTCGGGCCCTTCCACGATGAAGATGCCGTCACCATCGACCAGCTCGAGGCGCTGAGCCTTGAGGAGCGTGATGCCCTGCTCAAGCCGGTTTCCGCCGGCTTTGCCGACCTGCCCGAAATCCGGCTCGACCCGCAGCAGGCCACCGCCGTCCGCCACGGTAACCCGGTGCTGCTGACCGGTGCCGGCGCCCCCGCTTCGGTCGACGAATGCTGGGCCAGCTTCAAGGGCGACTGCCTTGCCACCGGCTGGGTCGAATTCGGCCAGT